Sequence from the Mycobacterium florentinum genome:
GGGATGTACGGGACCAGCTCGCCCCGCTTGGGCGCCGGGTGGACATCCGAATCGACGCAACGGACGGCTATGCGCTCGGTAGCGGGAACCCGCTCCTGCGAATGGGTCAACGTCATCTGGGTCTCCTCAGTCTGCCGTGTTGGTTCTACTGTGCGCCTACCCCGGCGGGGATGTCTATGCCGTAGAGCTGCGCCGCGTTTCGCCAGCAGAGCTTGTTTCGCTGCTCGGCGGACAGCGCGCTGGGCAGCTTCTTGACATCGCCGCATTGCCAGTGTGGGTAACTCGAGCCGAACATCGTCATGTCGTCCTTGCCGGTGAACCCGAACCATTGGCTCGCGAACTCGGTGTCACCGGGACCGTCGAGGCTGCCCTGTACGAAAAAGACGTGGCCGGGCAGGTAGTCGCTGGGAATCCGCGGCGCCCACGGCGTCTGCTCGAGGTGCGGCCGGCCGAACGTGTCCATCCGCCAGATGAACGGCGTGATGAAGTCCGCGGCGCCGTCGCCCCAGACGAATTTGAGGCCGTCGAAGCGCTCGAACACGCCCTCGGCGATCATGTTCATCAGGTGGTACAGGTAATTCAGCGCCATGAAGCTGACGTACTGCTCATAGGTGCGGGTGTTCCCGGACGGTGTCGGCGGGAACGCGATGCCCGAGCCGACCTCGATGTGCGCGGCAACGGGAAGCCCGGCGTCTACCGCGGCTTCCCACAGCGGCCAGAACTGCGGCTTGCCGTAGACCTCGCGCGATTGCAGCGGAACGCCGATCTGCACCACGCGCGGATGATCGCGCCATTTCTCGATCTCGCGCAGTGCGCCGGGGATGTCGTCGGGGTTTACCCGGATGGTGCCGCGGAACCGCTCGCCGTACTGGCTGGACTCCAGCCAGTCCGACACCATCATCTCGTTGTGCGCGGCGTGCAGCGCGCTGCCCAGATGCCGGTCGGGCATGATGCCACGCGCCATCGGGTGCAGGATCGCGACGTCGACTCCCCGCTTTGAAAACAGCTCGTTGCCAACGAATTCCGGATCCGAACCGGGGTACTGGCCGTCCGGGCCCTCGGCGTTGGGCGCGTACTCACCGCCGGGCGCGCCGTACCAGTCCATCTCGTAGTCCGGGAACCCGCGGCTCTTGA
This genomic interval carries:
- a CDS encoding amidohydrolase family protein, yielding MIEHADGTSTPLIDASVHIFFPSNKALRQTLREPFKSRGFPDYEMDWYGAPGGEYAPNAEGPDGQYPGSDPEFVGNELFSKRGVDVAILHPMARGIMPDRHLGSALHAAHNEMMVSDWLESSQYGERFRGTIRVNPDDIPGALREIEKWRDHPRVVQIGVPLQSREVYGKPQFWPLWEAAVDAGLPVAAHIEVGSGIAFPPTPSGNTRTYEQYVSFMALNYLYHLMNMIAEGVFERFDGLKFVWGDGAADFITPFIWRMDTFGRPHLEQTPWAPRIPSDYLPGHVFFVQGSLDGPGDTEFASQWFGFTGKDDMTMFGSSYPHWQCGDVKKLPSALSAEQRNKLCWRNAAQLYGIDIPAGVGAQ